A region of Labeo rohita strain BAU-BD-2019 chromosome 2, IGBB_LRoh.1.0, whole genome shotgun sequence DNA encodes the following proteins:
- the LOC127177580 gene encoding RING finger protein 212B-like isoform X1, which yields MIPTFCAFDCFKTAFITLLSWPRDGAKTVFFRNSLTIYGAIDSLEVKNLKKIYYATVITTSKLFSREMNWFHCNNCFVREGKTFVVSSCGHIFCENCVNTSQCRVCHASCNYLHISDQMKPQEKMFFKDPVKLVQTRLEHIAQIAIFQKRQKERVITFLRSRSVELERKLKEVRDQCCRQVAELKLENEELKKPLSQRRTSPGRFSINGGTPRMILPVAVTSPVTPRSRAASSGDTLERFRHSRLGITTPPGSSVSVSSMSSVHEHSFRTPSSVNTPTRSQHTTPNNFQFQLLPRPTPQSPRP from the exons atGATTCCAACTTTTTGTGCCTTCGACTGTTTCAAAACCGCTTTTATAACTTTACTAAGCTGGCCAAGAGATGGCGCCAAAACAGTTTTCTTCAGGAATTCTCTTACGATTTATGGCGCCATCGACTCACTCGAGgtcaaaaatttgaaaaaaatttactaTGCTACTGTAATAACTACAAGTAAATTATTCAG TAGGGAAATGAACTGGTTTCACTGTAACAACTGTTTTGTGAGAGAAGGGAAAACTTTCGTAGTCTCCAGCTGTGGTCATATATTTTGTGAGAACTGCGTAAATACAA GCCAGTGCCGAGTTTGTCATGCCAGCTGTAACTACCTTCACATTTCTGATCAG ATGAAGCCACAAGAAAAGATGTTTTTCAAAGATCCAGTGAAACTCGTTCAGACTCGACTGGAACACATTGCACAG ATTGCTATTTTTCAGAAAAGGCAAAAGGAGCGAGTCATCACATTCTTAAGAAGCAGGTCCGTGGAACTGGAACGAAAGCTGAAAGAAGTCCGTGATCAGTGTTGCAG GCAAGTTGCTGAGCTGAAACTGGAGAACGAAGAACTAAAGAAGCCGCTTTCTCAGAGGAGG ACATCTCCTGGGAGGTTTTCAATTAATGG AGGAACTCCAAGGATGATTCTTCCTGTGGCTGTCACATCACCAG TCACACCTCGCTCTAGAGCTGCCAG TTCGGGTGACACTTTGGAGAGGTTTAGACATTCCAGACTCGGCATCACA ACACCCCCAGGGTCATCTGTCTCTGTGTCAAGCATGAGTTCAGTACATGAACATAGTTTCa GGACACCCAGCTCAGTTAACACTCCCACAAG GTCCCAACATACAACCCCAAACAATTTTCAGTTCCAGCTTCTGCCTAGGCCTACACCTCAGTCCCCAAGGCCATAA
- the nedd8l gene encoding NEDD8 ubiquitin like modifier, like, with amino-acid sequence MLIKVKTLTGKEIEIDIEPTDKVERIKERVEEKEGIPPQQQRLIYSGKQMNDEKTAADYKIQGGSVLHLVLALRGGQNLH; translated from the exons ATGCTGATTAAAGTTAAG ACACTCACGGGCAAAGAAATAGAAATTGACATCGAGCCTACAGACAAG GTGGAGAGAATCAAAGAGAGGGTGGAGGAAAAGGAGGGGATCCCACCACAACAGCAAAGACTCATTTACAGcggaaaacaaat GAATGATGAGAAGACTGCTGCTGACTACAAGATACAGGGAGGATCTGTCCTGCATTTAGTTCTGGCTCTCAGAGGAGGGCAAAACCTGCACTAA
- the homeza gene encoding homeobox and leucine zipper encoding a: MTSLMATHSDHDLKVISPKGVATKRQDGSLSSPRQQKAPHHLNSDGKEHASPSNRRPRESNGGSAASFSTNNNSVVCLPLVSEGLKLVWTQSDQTRELDGIPELVQAFNIFPYPTSQEVSTLARVCALPLDKVKVWFMVQRIKYGISWASEDIEETRLKLARPVQTSETEHKESSAKRKSEIEDLKETEDHIEDLAQSPQVPRKRHKIESTEPAKLFPAPARFRSSLPPPQDSYYYRQPVEIPETPQAATPPTSTESPVGSEQPRHGRYKKSKAQLAALRKSFLQENWPDETELQRLQEETGLTRNEIRKWFSDSRYQLRNGRGLMTSFSVTQGEKNEPNCSLSSQSQEVQPLPLIAKKQTTEHADDESKEKVRVKGSRKNRPKNSQFFQLFLSNTLEAFEEGAIGVEEEKCSEESEIQNNEPGSEQESEGRCLTPPEPAAPTSSSSSPSVTPSKKHSGKSSKSARPVKVNALNNSLNLSDNTSPSSVLTAAGRPRKTKEQLAVLKEFFQRCPWPKSDVYTQIVELTSLPRADVIQWFGDTRYAVKNGHVRWVHADVRDQVLAEIALLQSGGAAGDATGTIGTPGSEGNRKRKSLGNSTPKTQKSAMDSVDLSPLEQYYRQTGPLQEKDLDNLCRKSKMSYQQVRDWFASQDSTTLDTEVTVID, from the coding sequence ATGACATCTCTGATGGCGACGCACAGCGACCATGACTTGAAAGTTATCTCTCCAAAAGGGGTGGCGACAAAAAGACAAGACGGAAGCCTCAGCAGTCCACGGCAGCAAAAAGCACCACACCACCTTAATTCTGACGGAAAGGAACATGCAAGTCCCTCTAATCGCAGACCGAGAGAAAGCAATGGTGGTTCTGCAGCAAGCTTTAGCACTAATAATAACTCTGTAGTATGTCTTCCTTTGGTATCTGAAGGACTGAAGCTAGTGTGGACCCAGTCTGATCAAACACGTGAGCTGGATGGTATCCCTGAACTTGTTCAGGCCTTCAACATCTTCCCCTATCCAACATCTCAAGAGGTCAGCACCCTTGCCCGTGTCTGCGCTCTTCCACTAGATAAAGTCAAAGTGTGGTTCATGGTGCAACGCATCAAGTATGGAATCAGCTGGGCATCGGAGGACATCGAAGAAACGCGGCTCAAGCTGGCTAGACCAGTGCAAACGAGCGAGACTGAACACAAGGAGAGCAGCGCAAAGAGGAAAAGTGAAATTGAGGATTTAAAAGAAACGGAAGATCACATAGAAGATCTAGCACAAAGTCCACAAGTGCCTCGTAAAAGACATAAAATTGAAAGCACAGAACCAGCAAAGCTCTTTCCTGCTCCTGCCCGTTTCCGTTCATCTCTCCCACCTCCTCAAGATTCGTACTACTACCGACAGCCGGTGGAAATCCCAGAAACGCCTCAAGCAGCCACCCCACCTACTTCTACAGAGTCTCCCGTTGGATCTGAGCAGCCACGGCATGGGCGCTACAAAAAGTCCAAAGCCCAGCTAGCTGCTTTGCGTAAGAGTTTTCTACAGGAGAATTGGCCTGATGAGACCGAGCTCCAGCGCCTACAAGAGGAGACGGGCCTAACTCGTAATGAGATTCGCAAATGGTTTAGTGACAGTCGCTACCAGCTGCGAAATGGTAGGGGGCTGATGACATCCTTCTCCGTTACTCAAGGAGAAAAAAACGAACCCAACTGCAGTCTATCATCTCAGTCTCAGGAGGTTCAGCCTCTTCCTCTCATTGCTAAAAAGCAAACTACAGAGCACGCTGATGACGAGAGCAAGGAAAAGGTTCGTGTGAAAGGATCACGAAAGAATCGTCCAAAGAACTCCCAGTTTTTCCAGCTTTTCCTGTCTAACACGCTTGAGGCATTTGAAGAAGGAGCAATAGGAGTGGAGGAGGAGAAATGTTCGGAGGAAAGTGAGATTCAGAATAATGAACCGGGAAGTGAACAGGAAAGCGAGGGACGTTGTTTGACACCTCCAGAGCCAGCTGCACCcacttcctcctcctcttctccatCAGTCACCCCATCTAAAAAACACTCAGGCAAGTCGTCGAAATCTGCACGCCCTGTCAAAGTAAATGCTTTGAACAACTCACTAAACCTCTCGGACAACACCTCACCTTCGTCAGTATTAACAGCGGCCGGGCGACCAAGGAAAACAAAGGAGCAACTGGCAGTCTTAAAGGAATTCTTTCAGCGCTGCCCATGGCCAAAGAGTGACGTATATACACAGATAGTGGAACTAACATCTTTGCCTCGCGCCGATGTTATCCAGTGGTTTGGGGACACGCGTTACGCTGTAAAAAATGGCCATGTACGCTGGGTGCACGCTGATGTACGTGACCAAGTGCTTGCTGAGATAGCATTGTTACAAAGTGGAGGGGCTGCTGGCGATGCCACTGGAACCATTGGAACCCCAGGAAGCGAAGGCAACAGGAAACGTAAGTCACTAGGAAACAGCACACCAAAAACACAGAAGTCTGCAATGGATTCTGTAGACCTCAGTCCACTGGAGCAGTATTATCGACAGACGGGACCACTCCAAGAGAAAGACCTTGACAATCTCTGCCGGAAGTCGAAAATGAGTTATCAACAAGTCCGAGACTGGTTCGCATCTCAAGACAGTACAACACTGGATACAGAGGTCACTGTTATTGAttga
- the zp3f.1 gene encoding zona pellucida glycoprotein 3f, tandem duplicate 1 — MRQRVVRMPSFLVLVFLSLAGFLVAQAEITVDCGKNSVSVRWVDANSQVDPSLLRLGDCPPTQVSVKPQGSEAVFYAEFWACNIRRLVTTDAIIFETEVTSPTLSRAAPISYPVACAYERPEDWAPPLYDPLMFYTHGQGELAFRIALMNDDFSGVATTTTFSLGSMIPIAASVTQQSHQPLILLLDECLASTTPELGPDSRVYPLITNKGCLVDSKNTNSIFLPRTQLSEIRLSLQAFKFVIGEDVYLHCRLVAWDPRDLDGGKKACQYDRTSSRWVLVDDPSQSSLCNCCDTNCQGRKKRGITADSSTLNSVIGPLVIIEN; from the exons ATGCGACAACGTGTTGTCAGAATGCCTTCCTTTTTGGtacttgtttttttaagtctggCTGGTTTCTTAGTGGCACAAGCAG AAATTACTGTGGATTGCGGAAAAAACTCTGTCTCTGTGCGATGGGTTGACGCAAACTCTCAAGTGGATCCGTCCTTACTTCGTCTGGGTGACTGTCCTCCAACTCAGGTTTCAGTAAAACCTCAAGGGTCCGAGGCAGTGTTCTATGCTGAATTTTGGGCCTGTAATATTAGGAGGCTG GTGACAACCGATGCGATAATATTTGAGACCGAGGTCACTTCTCCCACACTGTCAAGAGCAGCACCAATTTCTTATCCTGTGGCCTGTGCATATGAAAG GCCGGAAGACTGGGCGCCTCCTTTGTATGATCCTCTGATGTTTTATACACATGGCCAGGGAGAACTGGCCTTTCGTATAGCTCTTATGAATG ATGACTTTAGTGGTGTGGCCACTACCACAACATTCTCACTAGGCTCAATGATCCCAATTGCTGCCTCGGTCACCCAGCAGAGCCATCAGCCATTAATACTACTGCTGGATGAATGTCTGGCCTCCACTACACCAGAATTGGGTCCAGATTCTCGTGTTTACCCACTCATTACCAATAAGGG GTGTCTTGTAGACAGCAAAAATACAAACTCCATATTTCTGCCAAGAACGCAATTGTCAGAGATCAGGCTAAGTCTTCAAGCTTTCAAGTTTGTCATTGGAGAAGAT GTCTACCTACACTGCAGGCTTGTGGCATGGGACCCAAGAGACCTGGATGGTGGCAAGAAAGCTTGTCAATATGACAGGACCAGCTCACG ATGGGTGTTGGTTGATGATCCATCCCAGAGTTCTCTCTGCAACTGCTGTGACACTAACTGTcaaggaagaaagaaaagaggaaTAACAGCAG ATTCCTCAACGTTAAATTCTGTTATTGGGCCTCTGGTTATTATTGAAAACTGA
- the zp3f.2 gene encoding zona pellucida glycoprotein 3f, tandem duplicate 2 — MNYLWRGFLVFAIATALEMSEDSNEAIQITCEKGSVHVKWKVDKSMTANPARLFLGSCYPSRFSNVSNEGANADFYYPLTDCDFRRTATWKYLVYENKLTYRPMPKPYPPSFSYPVRCVYDRPKGWTPAFQSLSAGVIQGHGELAFHMAILNYDFSGPAESNVFPLGSFVPIWAGVNQQGHQPLLLLLEECIASTTLEIYPDTLTYPLITNKGCLMDSKNSFSRFLPRYHSSSMILHLQAFRFAVGQEVYIHCKLIAWDPDNLNEAKKACNYNKATGEWELLDDPFQSSLCQCCDSTCQGRGKRDTDSAPQGLVLKSVLGPLTITEDSS; from the exons ATGAATTACCTATGGCGaggttttttggtttttgcaATTGCCACAGCGCTTGAAATGTCTGAAGATAGTAATGAGG CTATCCAAATTACATGTGAGAAGGGTTCCGTTCATGTTAAGTGGAAAGTGGATAAATCGATGACTGCAAATCCTGCTCGTCTATTCCTGGGTAGCTGCTATCCTTCACGGTTCTCAAATGTGTCAAATGAAGGAGCAAATGCAGACTTTTACTATCCGCTTACTGATTGTGACTTCAGACGAACG GCAACATGGAAATACTTGGTGTATGAGAACAAGCTAACCTACAGGCCGATGCCAAAGCCCTACCCTCCTTCTTTCAGCTATCCAGTTAGATGTGTGTATGACAG GCCGAAGGGTTGGACTCCTGCCTTCCAGAGCCTTTCTGCTGGAGTCATCCAAGGTCATGGAGAACTGGCCTTTCACATGGCAATTCTCAATT ATGATTTCAGTGGCCCTGCAGAATCCAATGTCTTTCCACTGGGATCTTTTGTTCCTATTTGGGCTGGTGTTAACCAGCAAGGCCATCAGCCTCTGCTGCTGCTTCTGGAGGAATGTATAGCCTCCACAACACTTGAAATCTACCCAGATACTCTTACGTACCCACTCATCACCAATAAAGG GTGTCTCATGGATAGTAAGAACAGCTTCTCCAGGTTTTTACCAAGGTATCACTCCTCCTCGATGATTCTTCACCTTCAAGCGTTCAGATTCGCTGTGGGACAAGAG GTCTACATCCATTGCAAATTAATTGCATGGGACCCTGACAACCTCAACGAAGCGAAGAAGGCCTGCAATTATAATAAAGCCACAGGAGA GTGGGAGCTGTTAGACGACCCATTCCAGAGTTCTCTTTGTCAGTGCTGTGATTCAACATGTCAAGGCCGTGGAAAGAGGGACACAGATTCTG CACCTCAAGGACTGGTGCTAAAGTCTGTGTTGGGACCTTTGACAATTACAGAAGATTCGTCGTGA
- the LOC127177580 gene encoding RING finger protein 212B-like isoform X2, producing the protein MIPTFCAFDCFKTAFITLLSWPRDGAKTVFFRNSLTIYGAIDSLEVKNLKKIYYATVITTSKLFSREMNWFHCNNCFVREGKTFVVSSCGHIFCENCVNTSQCRVCHASCNYLHISDQIAIFQKRQKERVITFLRSRSVELERKLKEVRDQCCRQVAELKLENEELKKPLSQRRTSPGRFSINGGTPRMILPVAVTSPVTPRSRAASSGDTLERFRHSRLGITTPPGSSVSVSSMSSVHEHSFRTPSSVNTPTRSQHTTPNNFQFQLLPRPTPQSPRP; encoded by the exons atGATTCCAACTTTTTGTGCCTTCGACTGTTTCAAAACCGCTTTTATAACTTTACTAAGCTGGCCAAGAGATGGCGCCAAAACAGTTTTCTTCAGGAATTCTCTTACGATTTATGGCGCCATCGACTCACTCGAGgtcaaaaatttgaaaaaaatttactaTGCTACTGTAATAACTACAAGTAAATTATTCAG TAGGGAAATGAACTGGTTTCACTGTAACAACTGTTTTGTGAGAGAAGGGAAAACTTTCGTAGTCTCCAGCTGTGGTCATATATTTTGTGAGAACTGCGTAAATACAA GCCAGTGCCGAGTTTGTCATGCCAGCTGTAACTACCTTCACATTTCTGATCAG ATTGCTATTTTTCAGAAAAGGCAAAAGGAGCGAGTCATCACATTCTTAAGAAGCAGGTCCGTGGAACTGGAACGAAAGCTGAAAGAAGTCCGTGATCAGTGTTGCAG GCAAGTTGCTGAGCTGAAACTGGAGAACGAAGAACTAAAGAAGCCGCTTTCTCAGAGGAGG ACATCTCCTGGGAGGTTTTCAATTAATGG AGGAACTCCAAGGATGATTCTTCCTGTGGCTGTCACATCACCAG TCACACCTCGCTCTAGAGCTGCCAG TTCGGGTGACACTTTGGAGAGGTTTAGACATTCCAGACTCGGCATCACA ACACCCCCAGGGTCATCTGTCTCTGTGTCAAGCATGAGTTCAGTACATGAACATAGTTTCa GGACACCCAGCTCAGTTAACACTCCCACAAG GTCCCAACATACAACCCCAAACAATTTTCAGTTCCAGCTTCTGCCTAGGCCTACACCTCAGTCCCCAAGGCCATAA